In Colias croceus chromosome 21, ilColCroc2.1, the DNA window caaaACAAACTTACATCGCCATTTTGTAATAAGACTGTCCATATCCATAAGCAGAGTTAGCAGCTGATGTGGTTGAGAGAAGCGAGGCTCGTCTCTATAGAACGTTATCATTATAGCGCCTTGAAGCGCTTTGTGGGATAACCTGTggaacatttaataaattatatgtaaagaatactagcggtccaccctgacttcacccgtggtacgtgtaacgttttctctccataagaaccatcctcgtacttctaggaattataaaaaatagcgtgtgtgccgagcacacgtgtcaaagtgaaacttctttgacaagaCTATGAAAGATTATAGCGCCTTGAAGCGCTTTGTGGGATAACCTGTGGAACATTTAATCTacatatcttaatatatataaatctcgtgtcacaatgtttgtcctcaatggactcctaaaccacttaaccgattataataaaattcgcacaccatgtgcagttcgatccaacttgagagataggatagtttaaatctcaaatggttttagagaaagcgggcgaagccgcgggcggtaagctagtatatatataaaactaaaaaggtgactgatatagtgatctatcaacgcacagcccaaaccactggacgtatcgggctgaaatttggcaagcaggtagatgttaggacgtaggcatccgctaagaaaggatttcccgaaattcttgcgggtccggggaaaaacggggatgcacgtacaaagtcgtgggcggaagctagtaaattatatgtatagaatacTAGCgttccaccccggcttcgcccgtggtacatgatACGTTTTCTCTCTATAAGAACCATCCCCGTACTTCTaggaattataaaaaatagcgtgtgtgccgagcacacgtgtcaaagtgaaacttctttgacaagatttaaagataccgaaatcgtcgccttactccatgacgtgacggtattgctatgacgcgaccttgaaattttactctcgaCGCGtcttaagaagtttcacttcaaagtAATAAGACTGTCCATATTCATAAGCAGAGTTAGCAGCTATCTATATTAGCAACGTTATCTATATTAgtgaaatccatactaatattataaatgcgaaagtaactctgtctgtctgtctgtctgtctgttactcaatcacgcattaactactgaaccaatttgcatgaaatttggtatagagatattttgatacccgagaaaggacataggctactttttaccctgggaaataggataggttttatcccggatatcccacgggaacgggaactatgcgggtttttctttatttacgcgggcgaagctgcgggtggaaagctagtatttaataaatcatttgtatggaataagaatttttgaagggaaacttctttaggcgcgttgagagtaaaatttcaaggtcatgACAATACCGACACGtaatggagtaaggcgacaatGCATAACGTGTCAGTAATATTAAAAGTCTATTGTATCACTCATTAGGAAACTCTGCCCAATATACATGTAGGCAGAGTTTTATTTTGGACATTTATTGGAATGTGAGTTTATTTACCTCctaatattttagatttatagcattcaaatgctttataaatataatatccgCCAGGCggaagacgcgggttcgaatcccgcctcgtgattgaattgtttctattttctaaaaaaaattaccttcTTTCCCCCCTAGATCGTAGTGCATCATGTACAGTTGGATCAAAGATCGAGCGGTAGATCTCCCGCCGGTTCTCGATGTCTTGGAGACGGTGATGACGCACCACTTCAGCTGGCTCACGctggaaatatttttattttaaactattttttctatgctttactagctttccgcccgcggcttcgcccgcatttttaaagaattacccgcatagttcccgttcctgtgtgatttccgggataaaacctatcctatgtgttaatccaagttaccctctatatgtgtgctaaatttcattgtaatgggttcagtagtatttgcgtgaaagagttacaaacatacacatacacatccatcctcacaaactttcgcatttataatattaataggatTTCTtagagtataaaatatattattaaacctTTATTTGCTTCATCTGTAGCCTGTAGGTTTATATCCGACTCCTTTAAACTAGATTTTAACCCCTTTAAGCGAACggcttgttttttatttttttttaataatattatcttattgaataaaatgagCATTAAGCATAAACGTAATTTTGAATGAGAGCTtgcgtgtgtgtgtttgcgtgcagagtatatattattatgtacgttTATACGTGTGTGTGCGTGCTtgtgttaaatttaatttcacacTCGTCAGGCACTATTTCACATACAACTTACCATAGCTTCCTCAATATCATCTTCCAGCATTTTGTTGACAACTGCCTCGAATTTCCCCCAGAAATTGAACCCGTGAGTATTGAGACCAGGCGTACGTTCCAACCAACGTTCTATAAGGGCTAGTAATGCTGGTTCGTCTTCTGATCTGGAAGGAGAAATAGATgatttatgattataatattttcaactattctaagttatattataaaatactgaTATAGATTTGATTGAGTAGATATTGGTTGGAAGTTTAGGGGTGGTattgtgtaatattataacttatatcATAGATATATGATAAGTACCTATAGCGtggtattattttatctttatgcACACTACAAATTTAGGTatgttaagaaataaataatagcctAACGATGGCATATGCCCATGTTTTCTACCTCCATTTATATTACCCATCGAAATAAATCTCAATTCtactacatataaaaaaatattcacttaatCTGTGttcataacaaaaaaataaacttcaaaCATTAATCTTACTTTTTTAACGCCTCCATTGCTTCTGGATCATCTCCGAAGACTGTTTGATAATTCTGGTTATATTTCACACGTAATGCTTGTTTTAAACCCAGCTGAAAACaaacatattgttattaatgcCTAAGTATATtgtagaatttattttttattttacagcttttctttttaatattaagtaatacataataatttctttatttaataattaagtaagtaGTTCTCGAATAGATAGCTATTAGGAAACTATACCAACACTATCTACAAAAAAAGATGATTCTAGTTCGTTcttaatgaaatatttctattgataataaaaagaaatatttctatttatatctaaaatacatttatttatttaccttgtTTTCTAGTAATCTAAATTGTAAACTCTGAAATCCAGACGCGGGACGCAGGTACTGTCTGAAGTCCATAAAGTCAAGAGGCGTCATAGTTTCCAATATCATAACTTGGTCTACGAGCAGctggaaaaatatattcttgttaataataaatatggagGCGCTTGCGGCGATAGAGGCGTCGACGAAAATTCCAGAACCTCGCCCACCGTCGCAGAGTGGCaagttttagttattttatcgGATACACTTTGGTGAGAGCGCTGCGGAATTGCACGATTTAATTCcgccatccccgtttttccatAGATCGTCGAGGCGTACAGACTCTAGGCATCGCCATAATTATggtggacgttccatgtacccggacaAAGCGGTTCGAATCGACATTCTTCATTCGAAccgcgagggactggaacatgcttcctgagtaTGTGTTCCCCAACGAGTACAATATGAGGGTCTTCAAGCGAAGAGTGAAcgggtaccttctagggaaacGCGCTCCAGCataggccacatctcagcttaccatctTTCTTCTCTTCATCATTCTtaccaaaaaatatcaataacattcttcttataattatctaagtaattattaattattataatatgcataaaCCGTAAAGGTGACTATTTATCAATGCACAGCCCGATCGGATGGACTGATCGGCATAATATTGACAGATAGCACTATTATGAAAAGGGTTTTGATAATTTCTAGAcccatgaaaatttaaatgaccACGCGCGCGAAAGATATATACTGGTTCAtggtgtttatttttgtagaacAAATGTCGAAAAAATAAaggaagtttttttttcttgaaaaaaatatacctaagtacataatataatcttaaGACTCGCCAGTCACAAGTCATGAACTtgatctagacacgcggcagcgtgtcaagccgagttcaagcgaagagaactggcgagcagcagccgtgtgtatatttacacgaaccatttcgagccacttttcacccccttataactcgaaaactatttaagttatataaaccaaatttggtacatatcaagaggacttcaagataaacaagaacctcaaatttcataaatacagattaaacataatatccaaaaatcgcaatttttaaaacctaacccacttccagatgacctagaaagttcaaattttgtaatcaactaggtaatagtgagtgtacaaaggaaaaaatcagaaaatactgaatttatttgtatttaatttttttttcaatgacataaattttgtttgtatggaaaaatggaaaagtttaaaaaaatagaaaatagtatattcaccttactagtcttaaaaaaatagatcaaaactaatcagtggccgaaaaaaattttgaaatccatcaataaatgactgagatatagattattgaagtttacatattttaggacgaaacatctgtagattcgaagcgcctctgacatcacactcactcgcgctagtatcgctagggcggattacttcgattgcatgatttctttattcaaaactgttattaaacgtaaaataaaagaaaattgctcatacagttaaaaatattatataattttacatattcacatttatttattctttatttatgagtgtttagtttagttttaatttcagtgtaaataaataaataaataaaatctttattttgctttaaacatggtaggGTAAACTTGCATAATTCGTACCTGCGCTTAAATCGTACCTCGTCTATATCTCGGCTTGGGTAATAGTTACCAGCGCCGCTGGTGGCATAAAATGTCAATAATAGTCGGCCATATTGCCATGTgacaaataaatacctgttACGTTGCTCccgactaaaatatttatcaagtaagttttttcttactttttgagtaattttttcGCACACTTCACAAGAACTGTCTTCCAAGTATACCGTTCATAAGTTGtttaactgtttattttatatttatgcgtatatttgtgaatatatttcaCATAGTAAAGCCGGCTTGTTCGTTGACAGTTTTTTTTGCGGcaaatttgaaattcttttgATACTTGTGCCTATTTCGTACTCGCAGCAACTTCTTAAAACGTACCTGTACGAACGAACGAAAACACCTCAAAAAGGAAacaagaaaaagaaacaagaACAAGATGAAAATGACAGTTggtattgcaaaatatgtcaagaagacgttaaagaaaacatgattaaatgcGGTAATTGTGAAGTATGGGTACCTACCCATACTTCACAATTACCTACATGAGCTATGTGCAGGGacaactaaaaaaacaaaatgttattactGCGATGACTGTCAGGAT includes these proteins:
- the LOC123701304 gene encoding tryptophan 2,3-dioxygenase; the encoded protein is MACPMRSAIEDIGQDGNHLGNEAGMLYGEYLMLDKLLDAQRMLSAETSKPVHDEHLFIVTHQAYELWFKQIIFEVDSVRSLLNVEGLDESHTMEILKRLNRVVLILKLLVDQVMILETMTPLDFMDFRQYLRPASGFQSLQFRLLENKLGLKQALRVKYNQNYQTVFGDDPEAMEALKKSEDEPALLALIERWLERTPGLNTHGFNFWGKFEAVVNKMLEDDIEEAMREPAEVVRHHRLQDIENRREIYRSIFDPTVHDALRSRGERRLSHKALQGAIMITFYRDEPRFSQPHQLLTLLMDMDSLITKWRYNHVIMVQRMIGSQQLGTGGSSGYQYLRSTLSDRYKVFLDLFNLSTFLLPRSLIPPLDDGMKRDLNLTWGDQGRENEQNGS